A single genomic interval of Gossypium raimondii isolate GPD5lz chromosome 11, ASM2569854v1, whole genome shotgun sequence harbors:
- the LOC105803480 gene encoding transcription initiation factor IIE subunit alpha, which yields MSIEPFNRLVKLAARAFYDDVTTKGDNQPKTGRGDNRGIAVVVLDALTRRQWVREEDLAKELKLHSKQLRRILRLFEEEKLVTRDHRRETAKGAKIYSAAVAATADTQTGGKEGEEKIKLHTHSYCCLDYAQIYDVVRYRMHRMKKKIKDELEDKNTVQEYVCPGCGKRYNALDALRLVSLEDEYFHCERCNGELVAESDKLAVQDVGDGDDNARRRRREKLKDMLQKMEVQLKPLMEQLNRVKDMPIPEFGSLQAWEARASAAGRAVNGDSGSNDPSKNSQGYGGTPMPFLGETKVEVAFSGLDGKEDVKSESASTSLKVLPPWMIKQGMNLTKEQRGEVKQESKPDGSSAQPEFSDDKKSTVENDDKKKIQDEYLKAYYAALYKKQQELEEAAKKQQELSDIPLATGLSDSSNRQVGMKAKRDDNEGEDDIDWEEAPVAGNTTESYKVNDLNVEAEESGDDEDDVDWEEG from the exons ATGAGCATCGAGCCATTTAACAG GTTGGTTAAACTTGCTGCTCGGGCGTTTTATGATGACGTGACAACAAAAGGAGATAATCAACCAAAGACGGGTCGAGGGGATAATAGAGGGATTGCTGTTGTAGTTCTTGATGCTCTTACAAG GAGACAATGGGTTAGGGAAGAAGATTTGGCAAAGGAGTTGAAACTCCATTCAAAGCAACTTCGGAGGATTTTACGGCTATTTGAGGAAGAAAAATTAGTCACCCGTGATCATAGAAGAGAG ACGGCTAAAGGGGCAAAGATTTATAGTGCTGCAGTTGCTGCGACGGCTGATACTCAAACGGGTGGGAAAGAGGGAGAGGAGAAGATTAAACTGCACACTCACTCTTATTGTTGTCTAGATTATGCACAG ATATATGATGTTGTTAGGTATAGGATGCATCgtatgaagaaaaaaataaaggatgaACTTGAGGACAAGAATACTGTTCAGGAGTATGTCTGCCCTGGCTGTGGGAAAAG ataCAATGCTTTGGATGCATTGAGATTAGTTTCTTTGGAGGATGAATATTTTCACTGTGAAAGATGTAATGGAGAATTGGTGGCAGAGAGTGACAAGTTAGCCGTGCAAGATGTAGGAGATGGAGATGACAATGCACGACGACGACGGcgtgaaaagttgaaggacatGCTTCAGAAAATGGAG GTACAGCTTAAGCCATTAATGGAACAACTCAACAGAGTAAAAGATATGCCTATTCCAGAATTTGGAAGTCTCCAAGCATGGGAAGCTCGAGCAAGTGCTGCTGGGCGTGCTGTAAATGGTGATTCTGGTTCTAATGATCCTTCCAAAAATTCTCAGGGTTATGGTGGCACACCTATGCCATTTCTTGGGGAGACAAAG GTTGAAGTTGCCTTTTCTGGTCTTGATGGCAAGGAAGATGTCAAGTCTGAAAGTGCTAGCACATCCCTGAAAGTTTTGCCACCTTGGATGATAAAGCAAGGTATGAACCTGACGAAGGAACAACGTGGAGAGGTCAAGCAAGAGTCAAAGCCAGATGGCAGCTCAGCACAACCAGAATTTTCAGATGACAAAAAGTCCACTGTTGAAAATGACGATAAGAAGAAGATACAG GACGAGTATCTTAAAGCTTATTATGCTGCTTTGTATAAGAAACAACAAGAACTAGAAGAAGCTGCTAAGAAACAACAAGAATTATCAGACATTCCTCTAGCCACTGGTCTTTCTGACTCTTCCAATCGTCAAGTTGGTATGAAAGCTAAACGTGATGACAATGAGGGAGAAGATGATATTGATTGGGAAGAAGCTCCTGTTGCTG GCAATACAACTGAGAGTTATAAGGTCAATGATTTGAATGTGGAAGCAGAAGAATCTGGAGATGATGAGGATGATGTAGATTGGGAGGAAGGCTGA